In a genomic window of Candidatus Coatesbacteria bacterium:
- a CDS encoding peptidoglycan DD-metalloendopeptidase family protein, with amino-acid sequence MKRCLAYLPHVVLTLAVLLALGAFVEETAGGVEELRAELAAIENDLAKQREARDRVRDQELGILAELQLIQQQAEQGRNSIQRLQTARNQAGELADEARAEVERLERRADEQRELLGRRLTLLYLVGREKGERFIFSAGDFASMGRRFIFLKAFAAQDRRIYEDIQRAVAEQETHRLELEQALEIIEDSKARAEEQQVLYEEDLERKRDLLERVQRERSAYEAVIREKERAMTNLQSKINDIIAAEASAETGRELSAAEIPDAGVWTSEIPALRIWPTEGRIIRYYGRVEDPTYGTTTKSDGIDIAAPAGQYFVSVLPGEVIFADWFQGYGKMLIISHEDGVHTVYAHAEDLLVGVNDTVAEGQRIGRIGSTGSITEPSLHFEIRKAGRAVDPLSFLAQ; translated from the coding sequence ATGAAACGCTGCCTGGCCTACCTGCCCCACGTCGTGTTGACCCTGGCCGTCCTGCTGGCTCTGGGGGCCTTCGTCGAGGAGACCGCCGGGGGGGTCGAGGAGCTGCGCGCCGAGCTGGCCGCCATCGAGAACGATCTGGCCAAACAGCGCGAGGCCCGTGACCGCGTCCGCGATCAGGAGCTGGGTATCCTGGCCGAGCTGCAGTTGATCCAGCAACAGGCCGAGCAGGGACGCAACAGCATCCAGCGCCTGCAGACCGCCCGCAACCAGGCCGGCGAGCTGGCCGACGAGGCCCGGGCCGAGGTCGAACGACTCGAACGCCGGGCCGACGAGCAGCGCGAGCTGTTGGGCCGCCGCCTGACCCTGTTGTATCTCGTCGGTCGGGAGAAGGGCGAGCGCTTCATCTTCAGCGCCGGCGACTTCGCCTCGATGGGCCGCCGCTTCATTTTCCTCAAGGCCTTCGCCGCCCAGGACCGACGCATCTACGAGGACATCCAGCGCGCCGTCGCCGAGCAGGAGACCCACCGCCTCGAACTCGAACAGGCCCTCGAGATCATCGAAGACTCCAAAGCCCGGGCCGAGGAGCAACAGGTGCTCTACGAGGAGGACCTGGAACGCAAGCGCGACCTGCTCGAGCGGGTTCAACGCGAACGCTCGGCCTATGAGGCCGTCATCCGCGAAAAAGAGCGCGCGATGACCAACCTGCAATCCAAAATCAACGACATCATCGCCGCCGAGGCCTCCGCCGAGACCGGTCGCGAGCTCTCCGCCGCCGAGATCCCCGACGCCGGTGTCTGGACCTCCGAGATCCCCGCCCTGCGCATCTGGCCCACCGAAGGCCGAATCATCCGCTACTACGGCCGCGTCGAGGACCCCACCTACGGCACCACCACCAAGTCCGACGGTATCGACATCGCCGCCCCCGCCGGCCAGTACTTCGTCAGCGTCCTCCCCGGCGAGGTCATCTTCGCCGACTGGTTCCAGGGCTACGGCAAGATGCTGATCATCAGCCACGAAGACGGCGTCCATACCGTCTACGCCCACGCCGAGGACCTGCTGGTCGGCGTCAACGACACCGTGGCCGAGGGCCAGCGCATCGGCCGCATCGGTTCGACGGGCTCGATCACCGAGCCCAGCCTGCACTTCGAGATCCGCAAGGCCGGCCGCGCCGTCGACCCCCTGTCCTTCCTGGCGCAGTAA
- a CDS encoding prepilin peptidase, producing the protein MYIRSIPASASPVKLRRRPAAPCGKINSYLGQPSGSSVHFFVAAFVVWILGLVFGSFANSLIHRLPRKLSIVHPGSFCPGCETPLTADEKIPVLSYLTLGGKCAHCGERISPRYPLVELGNALGWLGVFLRFGFNFQAVTGCLLFTGLLVAAVIDLEEGLIPNGLTLGLALIGFAASLLPFGLDPLDSLFGILVGGGFLLLFALLGRLIFKREALGGGDLKLLAAIGAFVGWKLVLLAAFIGVVLGAIVGGVRWAVTGQRELPFGPFLAVGGMTAFLAGELILGWYLAL; encoded by the coding sequence GTGTACATCCGCAGTATACCGGCGTCCGCATCGCCAGTCAAGCTCCGGCGACGCCCCGCCGCGCCCTGTGGTAAGATAAACTCGTACCTTGGACAACCGAGCGGGAGTTCCGTGCATTTCTTCGTCGCCGCCTTCGTGGTCTGGATCCTGGGGCTGGTCTTCGGCAGCTTCGCCAACAGCCTGATCCACCGTCTGCCGCGTAAGCTGTCCATCGTCCACCCGGGCAGCTTCTGCCCGGGGTGCGAAACCCCGCTGACCGCCGACGAGAAAATCCCCGTGCTCAGCTATCTGACCCTGGGGGGCAAGTGCGCTCACTGCGGCGAGAGGATCAGCCCCCGCTATCCCCTGGTGGAGCTGGGCAACGCCCTGGGCTGGCTGGGGGTTTTTCTGCGCTTCGGCTTCAACTTCCAGGCCGTCACCGGCTGCCTGCTGTTCACCGGTCTGCTGGTCGCCGCGGTCATCGACCTCGAGGAGGGGCTGATCCCCAACGGGCTGACCCTGGGTCTGGCGCTCATCGGCTTTGCGGCCAGCCTGCTGCCCTTCGGCTTGGACCCCCTGGACAGCCTGTTCGGCATTCTCGTCGGCGGCGGCTTCCTGCTGCTGTTCGCCCTGCTGGGGCGGCTGATCTTCAAGCGCGAGGCCCTGGGAGGCGGAGATCTGAAGCTGTTGGCCGCCATCGGCGCCTTCGTCGGCTGGAAGCTGGTCCTGCTGGCGGCCTTCATCGGCGTGGTCCTCGGAGCGATCGTCGGCGGCGTGCGCTGGGCGGTGACGGGCCAGCGGGAGCTGCCCTTCGGTCCCTTCCTGGCCGTGGGCGGGATGACGGCCTTCCTCGCCGGGGAGCTGATCCTCGGCTGGTATCTGGCGCTGTAG